GATCCGGGAGAACCCCCAGGCGCTGAGCGCGAGCAGCAGGACCGTCAGCACCGCGAGCGAGCGCAGCACGCGGCGACGCGCGGCCTCCTGGAGGGTCAGGCCGGCGACGGTGAGTACGGTCCGGACGGTCATCACCGGTCACCTCCGGTACGCAGGATGTCCAACAGCCGTTCCTCGAGGCTGATCCGTCCCGGCTCGACGGCGTGCACGCGTACCCCGAGGGCGACCAGGTCGGCGACGAGGTCCGGCACGGTGGCGGGATCCGGATCGGCGGGCAGCGTGACGGTGAAGGTGCCGGCGGTGTCGGTGACCTCGCCAGCGGCGGCCAACCGGGCCTGCGCCCGCGCGTCCACCCCGTCGAGCCGTAGCCGCAGCTCGCGGCGGCCCAGCAGCTCCGCCAGGGTGCCGGCGGCGGCGACCCGCCCCTTGTCCAGCACGACGACCCGGTCGCAGACCCGCTCGACCTCGCCGATCAGGTGCGAGTTGAGCAGCACGGCCACCCCCCGGGCGCGGAGGGACAGCAGCAGGTCCCGCACGTCGGCGCGGCCGAGCGGATCCAGGGCGCTGGTCGGCTCGTCGAGGATCACCAGTTCCGGACCGGCCACCAGCGCGACGGCCAGCCCGAGTCGCTGCTGCATGCCCTTGGAGAAGCCACCCACCCGGTCGCCCGCCCGGTCGGCGAGGCCGACCGCGGCCAGGCACTCGTCGCGCGTCCGCTGCGGCACCACCGCGCCGGCCAGCCGTACGTGCAGCGCCAGCACCTCCGCCGCGGTGAGCCACGGTTGGTAGCGGAACAGCTCCGGCAGGTAGCCGACGCGGCTGCGGGCCCGGGGATCCCGGCCCGGGCGCCCGAGCAGCAGCACCTCCCCGGCATCGGGCCGGACGAGACCGAGCAGCATCTTGATGACGCTTGTCTTGCCGGCTCCGTTGGGTCCGAGCAGGCCCACCACCTCACCCCGGCCGACGGTGAAGGACACCCCGTCGACGGCGGTCCGCCGCCGGTACCGCTTGCGCAGGCCCGAGCACCACACGGCGGGGGAGGGGGGCAACTCGGCGAGCAACCGCTCGACCTGCGCCCCGGCCGGACCGGTAGTGCCGGCCGCGTCGCCGAGCGCGGCGGTGGGGCCGGCGCTCACCGGTCCCACCGCAGCTCGCGCGCCACCGACAACACCTCGTCGGCGCTCAGCGAGCCGGCCACTGCGGTGACGGCACCGTCCTGCACCCAGACCACCCCCGCCAGTACGCCGTCGCGGGAGGTGAGCACCGTGGCCGGCAGGCCGTGCACCTGCGCGGCGGCGGCGGTCAGGTAGCGGTCGTTCACCGGCAGCGGCAGCGTGGTCGCGTCACCGGAGAAGCCGCGCAGCTGCGACGCGACGTTCTCCGGCAGCCCCGGCAGGGTCAGCAGGTAGTCGACGGCCGTGGCGAACGGGATGCCCGAGGAGTAGGCGGTCGGGGCGGTCGCGCGGGCCACGATCAGCGCCGGCACACCCTGGTTCGCTGACCAGACGGCGGCGACGCCGGGGCCGGCGGTCAACCGGAACTGACTGCCGTCGAGACCGGCCGGCGGCGGGGGCAGCGGTTCGCCGGCCGTGGCCGCCGTCTGCCTCGCCCTCTCCACCGAGAAGGTGAAGACCGCGCTCATCCGGTCGCCGACCTGGTACGCGGGCGCTCCGGTCACGCCGCGCGGCAACTCGTTCACCTGCGGCACGGCCAGCCCGGTGACCTGCTTCGCCGTGGCGGCGTCGGGGACCTGGCGTAGGTTGGCCCGCTCGGTCAGCTCGACCTCGCCGTACGCGGACAGGTCGGGCAACGCGACCAGGTCGGCCTGGGCGAGCGTGACCGGGGCGATCCGTTCGGTGTGGAACACCGGCAACCAGTTCGCGGCGGCCGCCGCGCCGGCCCCGGCCAGCAGCGCGAGTACGGCCACACCGGCGACCACCGGGCTGCGCAGCGCGGCCCGCCACCGGGGCACCCGGCCGTACCCGGCCAGCTGCCGGGTGGGCGTGGGCAGCCGGTCGCCCTCGACGGCGCGGGACAGGCGCTGCCATCCCGCCGCCACATCGGTGTTCAGCCGCACGTCCAGGGCCGCGCCGGTGAGCGTGGCGTCCTGTCGGGCGGCGGCCAGGCGCCAGCGGCAGACCGGGCAGCCGGCGATGTGCTCCCGGTCGGCGTCGGCCACGCCGGCCGGCTCGTCCAGCAGCCGACGCAGAATTCCCTCATTCGGATGACGCATGACCGTTCAACTCCTTCCGTAGGGCGGACTCGGCGCGTCGTACGGTGGTGCCCACGCTGCCGGGGGAAAGTTCGAGAGCGACCGCGACCTCGGCGTAGCTCAGACCGCTGTGCCGCAGCACGAGGGCCACGGCCTGCCGGCGCGGCAGCCGGGCCAGCGCCGCGCGCACCCGGCGGCGCTCGTCGAGGGTCACCACCGCGTCGGCGACGTCGGGGCAGACGTCGTCGGAGTCGCCGGCGATCTGCTCCCGGGCGGTGCGGCGGCGACGTGACCGGACCTGGTTCAGGGCGGTGTGCGCCGCCGCGACCGAGAGCCAACCCGCTGCCTGCCCCGCCGGCACCGAGGAGCGCCCGAACGCCAGGAACACCTCCTGGGCCACGTCCTCGGCCTCGGTACGGGAGCCGAGCACCCGGGCCGCGACCCCGACTACGCGCGGATAGACGGCACGAAACACCTGTTCGAGGTCGGCGCGGACGCCGTCGCGACCGGCCGAGGCCGAAGCGCTCACGCCGTACTCCCTCCGCTCGGCCCGCCCGACGGGCCCGGCGCGACCGAGCGCGGTCCGGACCGACCCGGCACGGCCGGTCCCGGAGCGGACCGCCGGTGCGCCGGCGACGATCGGAATCTGCCCTGGCCCGATGGGACCAGCTTCCTCCTCCATACCTACGAAGCACCGCCGACGCCCCGGATGTGACACCGCACGCTGCCCGCTGCCACGCGGTGGCCACCGGCTGGTTCGGGCCGGTGCCCGAGGCCCCCGGCTGTGACACCGGGAACTGACCGCTGTCACCCCCGCTTCGCAGCAGAGGGCTCCCCGGTAGCGTCGCGGGAACGGCCGGTCCGTGCCGCCGCTCGGCGCGGGCGTGATCGCCCGGCCGACCGAACCCGGTGAGGAGATTGACAAGGTGAGTTCTGCTGAGCTGCCCCCGCCGTCGCCGGTACGCCAGTTGCGGCTGGTGGTGGCGGCCGACGACTACGAGGCGGCGGTCCGGTTCTTCCGCGACGTGCTCGGCCTGCCGGAACAGGCGGCGTACTCCGGTGACGGCGACGCCCGGGTGGTGATCCTGGAGGCCGGGCGGGCCACGCTGGAGATCGCCAACCCGGCGCAGCGGCGGATGATCGACGACGTCGAGGTGGGCCGGCAGGTCGCGCCGCAGATCCGGGTGGCCTTCGAGGTGGACGACACCGCCGCCACCACCGAGCGACTGGTGGCGGCGGGCGCCACCCAGGTCGCGCCGCCGACCACCACCCCGTGGCAGTCGGTGAACGCCCGCCTGGACGCGCCGGCCGGCCTGCACATCACCGTCTTTCAGGAGTTGCGTACGCCCGACGAGCGCGCCGCGCTCGACGGCTTCGGCACCGAGTCCGCGTAGCTCGGGTCGGTTGAACGCCGGGCGGCGTCACGCCGGTTCGTGCCGGGCGAGGAGTTGACGGAGCAGGCGGGTCAGCGTCTGCCGGTCCTGGGCCGACAGTGGCGCGAGCAACTCGTCCTGAACCTGGTCGAGCACCTGGTCAATCCGCCGCAGTTGCCGTCGACCGGGCTCGGTCAGGGCCACCTTGTTGCGTCGTCCGTGCTCCGGATCCGGTGTCCGGTCGACGGAGCCCTGCTCGACCAGTTCGTTGACGGCCGCCACGACGTCGCTGCGGTCGATGCGGCAGCGGCGGCCCAGGTCGGCCTGGCTGGACGGCCCGAACTCGTGCAGCGCGGCCAGAATCCGGTAGTGGTATCCGCGTGCGTCGGCGGCGGCGAATCCGTCGGACACCAGCCGGCGAACGTGCACGGCCAACTGGGTGATCAGCCAGCTCGGCTTCACCGCCAGGCGCTCCGGGACCTCGTTCATGCCGGCCACTCTAGCGGTATTGGTTGCACCAACACTCTACTGCTAGTGTTGGTGCAACCAATGTTGGACAGACCATCAAAGGAGGCGTCGTGTCCGCTGCGACCCAGATCGCCGACCGTGTCGACATCGCCGAACTCTTCGCCCGCTTGGCCAACCTCCTCGACGACGATCGTGTCGACGACGCCCACACCGTCTATCGCGCCGACGTCGTGGCGCGCTCGCCGCGCGGTGCCGAGTTGTACGGCCTTGACCAGGTCGTCGCGCACCTGAAGCGGAGCCGAGTCGAGGGGGAGCGTACTCAGCACGTGCACGGTGACGTGCTGGTGCACGTCGACGGCGACCACGCGACGGCCACCGCGAACCAGGTGGTGTACTTCTACCGCGACGGTGCGCCACCGCACCGGACGAGCGGCCTGCGGACGGCCTGCACCGCCGTGCGGACCCCGGTGGGCTGGCGATTCAGCACGATCGACATCACGCTCGCCTGGATGCGGGAGAGCTGACCCCGTCGCTTCGATAACGGATCTTCACAAGCGGGAAGCCGCGCGACTCGTCCGTCGATCACAGAACCTGCGGTAGGTCGCCGTGGGCCGGCTCCCGGGTGGTGTGCACGAGGCGATGGCAGGCCGGCAGGGCGCGCATGCCGTGGGCGTCGAGGGTGCCGCGTACGAAGCGGTGGAAGCTGGGGCGGGCGAGCTGTCCGGCGAGGAACGGGACCGGTCCGGCCGGCAGCCGTACGTAGTTGACGAGCGTGAACGGCGACGCACCGGTGGGTCGTAGGGCGGTGGAGTTGTCGACTCCGATCTTGCCGGTGTACCAGCCGGTCAGCGAGCGCCAGACGGCCTCGGC
This DNA window, taken from Micromonospora sp. FIMYZ51, encodes the following:
- a CDS encoding ABC transporter ATP-binding protein encodes the protein MSAGPTAALGDAAGTTGPAGAQVERLLAELPPSPAVWCSGLRKRYRRRTAVDGVSFTVGRGEVVGLLGPNGAGKTSVIKMLLGLVRPDAGEVLLLGRPGRDPRARSRVGYLPELFRYQPWLTAAEVLALHVRLAGAVVPQRTRDECLAAVGLADRAGDRVGGFSKGMQQRLGLAVALVAGPELVILDEPTSALDPLGRADVRDLLLSLRARGVAVLLNSHLIGEVERVCDRVVVLDKGRVAAAGTLAELLGRRELRLRLDGVDARAQARLAAAGEVTDTAGTFTVTLPADPDPATVPDLVADLVALGVRVHAVEPGRISLEERLLDILRTGGDR
- a CDS encoding sigma-70 family RNA polymerase sigma factor — encoded protein: MSASASAGRDGVRADLEQVFRAVYPRVVGVAARVLGSRTEAEDVAQEVFLAFGRSSVPAGQAAGWLSVAAAHTALNQVRSRRRRTAREQIAGDSDDVCPDVADAVVTLDERRRVRAALARLPRRQAVALVLRHSGLSYAEVAVALELSPGSVGTTVRRAESALRKELNGHASSE
- a CDS encoding VOC family protein, producing MSSAELPPPSPVRQLRLVVAADDYEAAVRFFRDVLGLPEQAAYSGDGDARVVILEAGRATLEIANPAQRRMIDDVEVGRQVAPQIRVAFEVDDTAATTERLVAAGATQVAPPTTTPWQSVNARLDAPAGLHITVFQELRTPDERAALDGFGTESA
- a CDS encoding MarR family transcriptional regulator, producing the protein MNEVPERLAVKPSWLITQLAVHVRRLVSDGFAAADARGYHYRILAALHEFGPSSQADLGRRCRIDRSDVVAAVNELVEQGSVDRTPDPEHGRRNKVALTEPGRRQLRRIDQVLDQVQDELLAPLSAQDRQTLTRLLRQLLARHEPA
- a CDS encoding nuclear transport factor 2 family protein — encoded protein: MSAATQIADRVDIAELFARLANLLDDDRVDDAHTVYRADVVARSPRGAELYGLDQVVAHLKRSRVEGERTQHVHGDVLVHVDGDHATATANQVVYFYRDGAPPHRTSGLRTACTAVRTPVGWRFSTIDITLAWMRES